The nucleotide sequence TACTAGGTATGGGCCTCTCTTTTTCATGATAGTTTAAGAGCTATGAGTGCTGACTTTCCCCCACTGTCTGCTGTAGTGTTGTTGTTCGGTTGGAGACTCATGTGAGGACAGAGAAGGCACTGTCTACATGAATGAGTGCATGTTTGAAATTCAATCTTTTGTTTTGGCCTTCAGTTCTGTGTACCGCCTCCAAAAAAATACTGACAGtaacagaggaaacacaagtTTTGTATTGTTGGGGAAGAAAGCTCACAAAACCTAATTACATGGCTGATTTGGCAGCTTCAGTGTAAGAAGCCACATTTGGGGTTGTGCAGCAGATGACAACAGAGACAGTAATATTAGAAGAACTATTAGGGCACTTGGTAATTCTGTGATGTTTTCTAAGATCTGTGTTTAATCCACAGGCTCAGAGATCCTGGTAGGTTCATCCAGAGTGCTCTTCTCAGGCCTCTGCTTACCTGCTTTCTACGTCTTGAGTATGATGTTGCTGCCCGGCACTGCCTACCTGGTCAGGAGCTGGAGGCACCTGTCCCTCATCATGACTGTGCCCGGCCTGGCTTGTATGCCTTTCTGGTGGTAAGAGGATCACAGCACATCATCAGGATGGATCAGACAGAATCAGATATAACTTAGCTCCATGTTTGCACCAGCTAGAGAATATTACTGTTAGCAAGGAAATGGTTGAAAGCTTGGGACTGTTTGCTGTACTTTTCAAATTCCTAGCTTACATAATGTTATCTTGGAGCAAATTACTAGTTAACATACACACTAGCTTATATATTTTTAGCTGTTGTTATGTCATCCAAAGGTAGCTAATGAGTTATCAAACACAGAGGTGTATTTTGTAGTACAGATAGATGTTCCTCTGGATTTCCCATTCAGCAGTTAGCAGTGAGATGATAATGATTGCCAGGTTACCTTCTTTCTTATGACTTAAAACCTCAAATAACAGCCTCCCATCCTCACTGTGACCTCAGAGGAAACTAGCCGCTGTATGAATATGGTGAATTGAAATGTTGTAGCTCTTATTGGACAAGGTTGTCCTACAAAGACCTCTAATCCTTCAAATGATATATTCTTGTACATGTCTGTCCACCAGGTTGATCCCAGAGTCTCCTCGCTGGTTGGTGTCTTGTGGCCGTTTTCAGGAAGCAGAAGTCCTGCTGCGGTTGGCAGCGCTGGAAAACCGAGTAGAAGCTCCTCAGGTTATCTTCCTCTCAGCGAAggtaaagaaaaatacaaacccTGTCCTAACACTAAAAGACAGTAGCAACAGTACtgaaatgtctctctctctccacaggttGAAAAAGCAGAAAGCCAGAAGgttgagtccctgagcttcctGGACCTGCTCAGGACCACAAACATTAGAAGTATCACACTGAAGCTGTGGCTCATCTGGTGAGCTGGAACACTTTTTCCAACTTGGATAGAGCAAAAAGAAAACCCCATATGAGTCAATTTCCATAAGATTCATGTGTTCTCTTGTCATTTGCAGGTTTTCTTTGAGTGTGAGCTACTTTGGACTCACATTTAACTTGTCTACTCTCAATGGAAACCCCTTCCTGAACTTCTTCCTGTTGTCGTTTGTTGAGCTTCCTGCGTACCTCGCTAGCTGTTTGGCAGCTCGAAGTCTACCTCGCCGCTGGTGCTATGTAGGCTTCACTCTGATAGGGGCGCTGGCTCTGCTCCTCATTCAGATCACTCTACACAGTAAGTCAGACCAAATGAAAGTAGCTGAAGTCCTCAGCTGCTgtatgtcttttatttatttatttatttaaccaggtgagttaattgagaaccaattcttaTTTGCAATAACTacctgggcgagaaggcaacacaggtggcatgacaatataTAAAGAGGCCCCAGCAGAGGGCGGTCATGTTACACACAGAGCACCTGTCCTTGAAAATCTATAAGTGTTGCATAATAAACAGTATTCAAAGGATCATAATGACGAAATCTGGTCAATTAATGATCGAAAGTGGGATTTAAATTGCTTCCTTAGCCCAGAACACTATCTTACAACCCTCCTCTTTGCAGGTTATCCAGCTGTCACCTTGACTCTTGTGCTGCTGGGTAAATTTGGTATTCTTGCCGGCACCGGGGTGTTGTACATCTTTACTGGTGAGCTGTTTCCCACAGTCATCAGGAACACAGCCATGTCGTCCTGTGCCATGTTCTCCAGAGTGGGGTCTGCTGTTTCTCCGTACCTGCTGGATCTAGGTGAgaccttttctttttatatcatactgAAACATTGTATAAGATTCAAGTGAAATTTTGTGCTGTCTTAGTAAATCTATCTGACTCATTATTCATATGCTGGAGAAACATTCAGAAAGAAATTTGAAGGACAATGTGTATTTGACTGATTGGAACTCTTTCTCCTACAATCACATcacttatatatttttttgccatACACTGAAAAGCAACCTTTATTTTTGCCCTTGACATACTAGGGTCTTAGTTTTACCTTTATGGTTTACCAATGCTTTTAAATTGGAGTTGGCTGCAACTGAGTtatattcaaaaatatttttatgcTATATGAAAGAGGTGGAGATAAAAATCAGGCTTTAATTCTTCAAAAAAGTAAGAATTTCCAGGTTTAAAATGGTTTCTATTGTGATACAGATGTTGCCTAATCAGGCAGACATTTCTGGAGATAGCAAAATTAAGGTGTTGGCCCAATGCTAATATGTAAAATTCTCAAACTAGCCTGATTGGGAGATTTTTGACCAAACTTTATTAGAATTTCAGAAACAATAAGTAAATTCATACAAAAGATGTCTTAGTAAATCTATCTGTACTCACTGATCTGGTCTGGTTCTGTCTCCAGCTTTCTTCTATCAGTTCCTGCCGTGGATCGTTGTCGGGTCTCTGTCACTGCTCAGTGTTCTGCTCTGCTTCTTCCTGCCTGAGACCTTCATGCAGCCGCTGCCTGACACCATCCAACAGATGGCGGCCACACAGCGGTAAGTTTGCACAACAGACTGCATTCATATATTTGATTTAGCCTCTTTGCATCAAAAGTAACGCTAGAACTGATGTACCTTAAATGTGCATTCtttctaatggccagcag is from Notolabrus celidotus isolate fNotCel1 chromosome 10, fNotCel1.pri, whole genome shotgun sequence and encodes:
- the LOC117819808 gene encoding solute carrier family 22 member 4-like; the encoded protein is MGNYEESVSFLGKWGSFQRRVFFLLCLTSIPSGYNILCVMFLLASPPHHCHIPIHSNLSQDWTQAIIPVQMEAGQLERSSCSRYELDQVQNLSALGTTPNLGPAYNMSGSGPEVLVSGLKQESCKDGWTYSSEYYESTVVTEFNLVCNDQWKQRLTSLAYFLGGLSGCIVSGQISDRFGRKPVLFSAIAMLSIFSSALAFAPSWPIFTFLFFMMGVGQISSYIALFVLGSEILVGSSRVLFSGLCLPAFYVLSMMLLPGTAYLVRSWRHLSLIMTVPGLACMPFWWLIPESPRWLVSCGRFQEAEVLLRLAALENRVEAPQVIFLSAKVEKAESQKVESLSFLDLLRTTNIRSITLKLWLIWFSLSVSYFGLTFNLSTLNGNPFLNFFLLSFVELPAYLASCLAARSLPRRWCYVGFTLIGALALLLIQITLHSYPAVTLTLVLLGKFGILAGTGVLYIFTGELFPTVIRNTAMSSCAMFSRVGSAVSPYLLDLAFFYQFLPWIVVGSLSLLSVLLCFFLPETFMQPLPDTIQQMAATQRLEWPWSSTPPEKDDGKSSKEMTTAPEIICTTHL